The Phacochoerus africanus isolate WHEZ1 chromosome 3, ROS_Pafr_v1, whole genome shotgun sequence genome window below encodes:
- the KCNJ3 gene encoding G protein-activated inward rectifier potassium channel 1 isoform X2: MSALRRKFGDDYQVVTTSSSGSGLQPQGPGQGPQQQQLVPKKKRQRFVDKNGRCNVQHGNLGSETSRYLSDLFTTLVDLKWRWNLFIFILTYTVAWLFMASMWWVIAYTRGDLNKAHVGNYTPCVANVYNFPSAFLFFIETEATIGYGYRYITDKCPEGIILFLFQSILGSIVDAFLIGCMFIKMSQPKKRAETLMFSEHAVISMRDGKLTLMFRVGNLRNSHMVSAQIRCKLLKG, translated from the coding sequence ATGTCTGCACTCCGAAGGAAATTTGGGGACGATTACCAGGTAGTGACCACCTCGTCCAGCGGCTCGGGCTTGCAGCCCCAGGGCCCGGGCCAGggcccgcagcagcagcagcttgtgCCCAAGAAGAAGCGGCAGCGGTTCGTGGACAAGAACGGCCGGTGCAATGTCCAGCACGGCAACCTGGGCAGCGAAACGAGCCGATACCTCTCGGACCTCTTCACCACCCTGGTGGACCTCAAGTGGCGCTGGAACCTCTTCATCTTCATCCTCACCTACACCGTGGCCTGGCTCTTCATGGCGTCCATGTGGTGGGTGATCGCCTACACTCGGGGCGACCTGAACAAAGCCCACGTCGGCAACTACACGCCCTGCGTGGCCAATGTCTATAACTTCCCTTCCGCCTTCCTCTTCTTCATCGAGACCGAGGCCACCATCGGCTATGGCTACCGTTACATCACCGACAAGTGCCCTGAGGGCatcatcctcttcctcttccagtCCATTCTCGGCTCCATCGTGGACGCCTTCCTCATAGGCTGCATGTTCATCAAGATGTCCCAGCCCAAGAAGCGCGCGGAGACCCTTATGTTTAGCGAGCACGCGGTGATCTCTATGAGGGACGGAAAACTCACGCTCATGTTCCGAGTGGGCAACCTGCGCAACAGCCACATGGTCTCCGCGCAGATCCGCTGTAAGCTGCTCAAA